A portion of the Tenacibaculum todarodis genome contains these proteins:
- a CDS encoding DNA-methyltransferase — MDKINDSIVINDAKIFFKNSTNMAEIPSSSVNLIITSPPYWTLKDYENEDQIGLGSSSYEYYLSELNKVWQECIRVLAPDGKICINIMPFLLTGKAARFKRRETRLVLGDIERFMDSTKEMYQFGLYIWDKRKIARFSSFGSYPYPPNLFSTYPYEWITVFSKQGKRPKVSKEIKEKSKLTTKEWQDWAINSIWEMQPASAKREKHPAPFPDEMPKRLIRLHSFYGDTVLDPFLGTGTTAKVALELGRKAIGYELNREYEPLITKKLLSVEECVL, encoded by the coding sequence ATGGACAAAATAAACGATTCAATAGTAATCAATGATGCAAAAATTTTCTTTAAAAACTCAACTAATATGGCTGAGATACCTTCATCATCGGTTAACTTAATTATAACATCACCACCTTATTGGACTTTGAAAGACTATGAAAATGAAGATCAAATTGGATTGGGTAGTTCTTCTTATGAATATTATTTAAGTGAATTAAATAAAGTTTGGCAAGAATGTATTAGGGTATTAGCTCCTGATGGTAAAATCTGTATTAATATAATGCCTTTTCTTTTAACAGGTAAAGCAGCCCGTTTTAAAAGAAGAGAAACAAGATTAGTTTTAGGTGATATTGAGAGATTTATGGATAGCACCAAAGAAATGTATCAATTTGGCTTATATATATGGGATAAAAGAAAAATAGCTCGCTTTAGTTCTTTTGGCTCATACCCATATCCCCCAAACCTTTTTTCTACATATCCTTATGAATGGATAACTGTTTTTTCTAAACAAGGAAAAAGACCAAAAGTGTCTAAAGAAATAAAAGAAAAATCAAAATTAACTACTAAGGAATGGCAGGATTGGGCTATTAATTCCATTTGGGAAATGCAACCAGCAAGTGCAAAAAGAGAAAAGCATCCAGCACCTTTTCCTGATGAAATGCCCAAAAGATTAATAAGATTGCATAGTTTTTATGGTGATACTGTACTTGACCCTTTTTTAGGTACCGGAACAACGGCTAAAGTAGCTTTAGAATTAGGTCGTAAGGCAATTGGTTATGAACTGAATAGAGAATATGAACCTTTAATTACTAAAAAATTATTATCCGTAGAAGAATGCGTGTTATAA
- a CDS encoding DUF6617 family protein, with product MELTIFKNIIYGELKPWSSSAIDEKFYRNNLPKDFIQPVKSINSYYKVLKEIHSSKTNLFNEDGLEVYMAQKDTDRKIEILHPLVKLDLKEPTSSTQKFYHYLLKNETTRLSNRIFKCINKQISEVQQKEIIQNVVKSCKDLLLRIGTDREDLPKTELTDYVIPQLITNVIRLLKETELLYPSLLHDLPSDKLVIFGELLNTDIPDYQIDDTTPEFTTVKNILLDIDNFKLEKDARFSFGFSGVKENLKSILFLLQRDIELLNEDKTSTDDLLAIFTSKDLTIGAKQIHLFCETTQFSYIVSKLEEHFTNFNPTTIANSNLFYSKKNNLISRGNLYNNKSHNPKKKETIDNILKQL from the coding sequence ATGGAACTTACAATATTTAAGAATATCATATACGGAGAATTAAAACCTTGGTCATCATCTGCGATTGATGAAAAGTTTTATAGAAACAATCTACCTAAAGACTTTATACAGCCTGTAAAATCTATTAACAGTTATTACAAAGTTTTAAAAGAAATTCATAGTAGTAAAACAAATCTATTTAATGAAGATGGTCTTGAAGTTTATATGGCTCAAAAAGATACAGATAGAAAAATAGAGATATTGCATCCTCTTGTAAAGTTGGATCTAAAAGAACCAACTTCCTCTACACAAAAATTCTATCATTATTTATTAAAGAACGAAACCACAAGATTAAGCAATCGTATTTTTAAGTGTATAAATAAACAGATAAGTGAAGTACAACAAAAAGAGATAATACAGAATGTAGTAAAATCTTGCAAAGACCTTTTATTAAGAATTGGAACAGATAGAGAGGATTTACCTAAAACAGAATTAACAGATTATGTAATCCCTCAACTCATTACTAACGTAATTCGTTTGCTTAAAGAAACAGAATTATTATACCCAAGTTTATTACACGATTTACCTTCTGATAAATTGGTAATATTTGGCGAACTATTAAATACAGATATTCCAGATTATCAAATTGATGATACAACACCAGAGTTTACAACAGTAAAAAATATACTACTTGATATTGATAATTTTAAATTAGAAAAAGATGCACGTTTCTCTTTTGGTTTTTCTGGAGTAAAAGAAAATCTAAAATCAATACTATTTCTTTTACAAAGAGATATTGAGTTACTTAATGAAGATAAAACCAGTACAGATGATTTATTAGCAATCTTTACAAGTAAAGATTTAACGATTGGTGCAAAACAAATTCATTTGTTTTGTGAAACAACACAATTCAGTTATATCGTTTCAAAATTAGAAGAACATTTTACAAACTTCAATCCGACTACTATTGCAAATTCTAATCTGTTTTATTCAAAGAAAAATAACCTAATTAGTAGAGGAAATTTATATAATAATAAAAGTCATAATCCTAAGAAAAAAGAAACCATTGACAATATTCTAAAACAACTATAA
- a CDS encoding DNA adenine methylase, giving the protein MIDFKIKELKSVNNPNSIHGVYPYRGKISPIDANQILDQIPAYSNLLDPFCGSGTIVYEGFKRNINTLGVDLNPIASYIAEGKISVPFSLESVLDECKSFIKKSEKIKLKFEKKESAYFFHKNSHNQICAMATFFEEMSPYLKSCFFGAIALTARGCNHYKWTSSTVGKNIEPKRDIDFFEKLLHKVKKHHFPLESSSNSKIIKCDARKLSSKIAPNSIDYVFTSPPYFDCLDYTAYYAKIIYSILDINRLEIKADLIQSFKSYEEDMSNVLKELYTVCKNGAQIIFVVGDKKVKGKVINGAKFFNNISPFQSTEIIEREYTGTSSQVFDKLNKTNRKEQIIIWTK; this is encoded by the coding sequence ATGATAGATTTTAAGATAAAAGAATTAAAATCCGTAAACAACCCTAATTCTATACACGGTGTTTATCCTTATAGAGGAAAAATTTCTCCTATTGATGCTAATCAAATATTAGATCAGATACCTGCATATTCAAATTTGTTAGACCCTTTTTGCGGTTCAGGGACTATTGTTTATGAAGGTTTTAAAAGAAATATTAACACTTTAGGTGTTGACTTAAATCCTATTGCTTCTTATATCGCAGAAGGTAAAATTAGTGTTCCTTTTTCTTTAGAAAGTGTGCTTGATGAATGTAAATCATTTATAAAAAAAAGTGAAAAAATAAAATTAAAATTTGAAAAGAAGGAATCAGCATATTTTTTTCATAAAAATTCTCATAATCAAATATGTGCAATGGCTACATTTTTTGAAGAGATGTCTCCATATTTAAAGTCTTGCTTTTTTGGTGCAATTGCGTTAACTGCAAGAGGTTGCAACCATTATAAATGGACATCAAGTACAGTTGGTAAAAATATAGAACCTAAGCGTGATATTGATTTTTTTGAAAAATTATTACATAAAGTAAAAAAACATCATTTTCCTTTAGAATCAAGCTCTAACTCTAAAATAATAAAATGTGATGCTCGTAAACTAAGTTCTAAAATTGCTCCAAATTCAATAGACTATGTATTTACAAGTCCACCATATTTTGATTGTTTGGATTACACAGCATACTATGCTAAAATCATATATTCTATTTTAGATATTAATAGGTTAGAAATAAAAGCAGATTTAATACAGTCATTCAAGTCATATGAAGAAGATATGTCAAATGTTCTTAAAGAATTATATACCGTTTGTAAAAATGGAGCACAAATCATTTTTGTAGTTGGCGATAAAAAAGTAAAAGGAAAAGTAATTAATGGTGCAAAGTTTTTCAACAACATAAGCCCTTTTCAAAGCACAGAAATAATAGAGAGAGAATATACAGGCACAAGTTCACAAGTGTTTGATAAATTAAATAAAACAAATAGAAAAGAACAAATAATTATATGGACAAAATAA
- a CDS encoding DUF4268 domain-containing protein, which produces MFSKEESAQLRKEFWTSFGKSFPRKWLLYNTKIKGFAFKFQADRKKASVCLDIEHPEDIHNELLYDQMLSLKVLLETEIPEVIFDATFELEESKKIIHRIYVPFEGKFSVHNKNTWRDCFEFYVETMPKFELFFYEYEDFIRQSVS; this is translated from the coding sequence ATGTTCTCTAAAGAAGAATCAGCACAATTACGTAAAGAGTTTTGGACAAGTTTTGGAAAATCGTTTCCAAGAAAATGGTTGTTATACAATACCAAAATAAAGGGTTTTGCTTTTAAGTTTCAAGCAGATAGAAAAAAGGCTTCGGTTTGTTTAGATATTGAACACCCTGAAGATATACACAACGAGCTTTTATACGATCAAATGTTGTCTTTAAAGGTATTGTTAGAAACAGAAATACCAGAAGTTATTTTTGATGCAACTTTTGAATTGGAAGAAAGTAAAAAGATAATCCACCGAATTTACGTTCCTTTTGAAGGAAAATTTAGCGTGCATAACAAAAATACTTGGCGAGATTGTTTTGAGTTTTACGTAGAAACAATGCCAAAATTTGAACTTTTCTTTTACGAATACGAAGACTTTATTAGACAATCTGTTTCTTAA
- a CDS encoding CAP domain-containing protein — protein MFTPPKQKFLPIALCLIFFITSCSSSEETVVAAAEEPVVEYIAPSTIENEILNRINDYRVSINLSALNNFNIVKVPALNHTHYMIDEQEISHDGFNDRASYLVENADIVSAAENVASGFTTAESVVDAWIASDGHRANIEGDYNYFDVIARKDSDGHWYYTNIFVKKP, from the coding sequence ATGTTTACTCCCCCTAAACAGAAGTTCTTACCAATTGCCCTATGTCTAATTTTTTTTATTACATCTTGTTCTTCTAGCGAAGAAACTGTAGTTGCTGCTGCTGAAGAGCCTGTAGTAGAGTACATTGCGCCTAGTACAATAGAAAATGAAATTTTAAATCGAATTAACGATTATAGAGTTTCAATTAACCTATCTGCACTTAATAACTTTAACATTGTAAAAGTTCCTGCACTTAATCATACACATTACATGATTGATGAGCAAGAAATTTCTCATGATGGTTTTAATGACCGAGCAAGTTATTTAGTAGAAAATGCTGACATTGTTAGTGCTGCAGAAAATGTTGCTTCAGGATTTACCACTGCAGAAAGCGTAGTTGACGCTTGGATTGCTAGTGATGGACACAGAGCAAACATTGAAGGTGATTATAACTATTTTGATGTTATAGCCAGAAAAGACAGCGATGGACATTGGTATTACACAAACATCTTTGTGAAAAAACCTTAG
- a CDS encoding site-specific integrase has product MKVTLRKRKKGNKISLYLDYYSKGKRQYEYLQLYLMPEPENGSLTKQQKDENKKILQLAESIKAKRHLEIHNSIYDFQDSEKLKGNFLMYFDTLTEKRKESTGNYGNWDSVGKHLKKYCPNDITFSRVNREWVQGFRDYLETEATSKGGKPLSQNSKYSYFNKLRAALKQAVRDGIMKYNPSEQVKAFKQGEVQREYLTLEELQAVTKVECDIKPLKTAFLFSCLTGLRWSDINKLVWSEVQHSEHMGNHIRFRQKKTKGAETLPISQQARDMLGEEKASDERVFVGLRYSAWYNVKLLQWMMRAGITKNITFHCARHTYATLQLSLGTDIYTVSKLLGHRELKTTQIYAKVIDDKKIEAADKIKLDL; this is encoded by the coding sequence ATGAAAGTTACATTAAGAAAAAGAAAAAAGGGAAATAAGATAAGTTTATACCTCGACTATTATAGTAAAGGAAAAAGGCAATACGAATACTTGCAACTTTATCTAATGCCTGAACCAGAGAATGGAAGTCTTACAAAACAGCAAAAAGATGAAAATAAAAAGATACTTCAATTAGCCGAAAGCATAAAAGCAAAAAGACATTTAGAAATTCACAATAGTATTTATGATTTTCAAGATAGCGAAAAACTAAAAGGTAATTTTTTAATGTACTTTGATACACTCACAGAAAAGAGAAAAGAAAGTACCGGCAATTATGGAAATTGGGATAGTGTTGGAAAACACCTTAAAAAATATTGTCCTAATGATATTACTTTCAGCAGAGTTAATAGAGAATGGGTTCAAGGCTTTAGAGATTATCTTGAAACAGAAGCAACTTCAAAAGGTGGCAAGCCACTTTCTCAAAATTCAAAATATTCTTATTTCAATAAATTAAGAGCAGCACTAAAACAAGCAGTTAGAGATGGTATAATGAAATACAACCCATCAGAACAAGTAAAAGCATTTAAACAAGGAGAAGTACAACGAGAATACCTAACATTAGAAGAATTACAAGCAGTAACTAAAGTTGAATGTGATATTAAGCCACTAAAAACTGCGTTTTTATTTTCTTGCCTTACAGGTTTAAGGTGGTCAGATATAAATAAATTGGTTTGGTCAGAGGTTCAGCATTCAGAACATATGGGAAACCATATTCGTTTTAGACAAAAGAAAACCAAAGGAGCAGAAACATTACCTATTTCTCAACAAGCAAGAGATATGCTTGGAGAAGAAAAAGCATCAGATGAAAGGGTTTTTGTTGGTTTAAGATATAGTGCCTGGTATAATGTAAAATTGTTGCAATGGATGATGAGAGCAGGTATTACAAAAAACATAACGTTCCATTGTGCAAGACATACTTACGCTACGCTTCAGTTGTCTTTAGGTACAGACATTTATACAGTATCAAAATTATTAGGTCATAGAGAATTAAAAACAACTCAAATTTATGCCAAAGTAATAGATGATAAAAAGATTGAAGCAGCAGATAAAATTAAATTAGACTTATAA
- a CDS encoding helix-turn-helix domain-containing protein has product MNKFGDLIRFKREEQEMLLRHLSAELDIDTAMLSKIERGEKTAKREHIQTLAKLFKLDYNELFSLWLADQVFQLVENEEQALRALKIAEKELKSITMKKD; this is encoded by the coding sequence ATGAATAAGTTTGGAGACTTAATAAGGTTTAAAAGAGAAGAACAAGAAATGCTACTCAGGCACTTATCCGCAGAGTTAGACATTGACACTGCAATGCTTAGTAAAATAGAAAGAGGAGAAAAAACAGCTAAACGTGAACATATACAAACATTAGCAAAACTTTTCAAGCTTGACTATAACGAGCTGTTTTCACTTTGGTTAGCAGACCAAGTATTTCAGTTAGTGGAGAATGAAGAACAGGCGTTACGAGCTTTAAAAATTGCTGAAAAAGAGCTTAAATCAATAACTATGAAAAAAGATTAG
- a CDS encoding DUF4870 domain-containing protein yields MKKNKQLLVLTHLSQLLDFVSGIGGFIVPLILWLVKKDEVLGMDKQGKEILNFRISMFIYVLLCIPLIIFFGLGIIGLIVLSILYLVLPILNAIRVSNNEEPNYPFSIQFIS; encoded by the coding sequence ATGAAAAAGAACAAACAATTACTCGTATTAACACATTTAAGTCAATTATTAGATTTTGTATCAGGAATTGGCGGATTTATAGTTCCATTAATACTTTGGCTTGTAAAAAAGGACGAAGTTTTAGGCATGGACAAGCAAGGTAAAGAAATACTTAACTTTAGAATCTCAATGTTTATCTATGTTTTACTATGTATTCCATTGATTATTTTCTTTGGTTTAGGAATAATTGGACTTATAGTATTAAGTATCTTGTATTTAGTTTTACCTATTTTAAATGCAATTAGAGTAAGTAATAATGAAGAACCAAACTATCCTTTTAGTATACAGTTTATTAGCTAA
- a CDS encoding DUF3987 domain-containing protein, with translation MGNKSTEIMASSTIFKNFNQPIETKSLLLITKDIVEGKYKDLISPIRMAIGMGKDGRVDNLKKSLPAFTPSGIFEGGRKMEYLKMYSGFVHLDFDKLYPDELEKATKIINNIPFTFACFTSPSGNGLKVFIEINTGIEHHKTAYQQVQDYYEKAIGIEADPKCKDITRLCFVSDDPNGYRNINNQKFIVDIEQVKQQEIKPKSTPTKTIQNDTSTTSDIFQQCIQFTENKATYIEGNRNNYIYQLACNCNRRGIVFDDALHHISNTYDLKNSELKASVKSAYTNNSNQFAEYQNYNQSNTIATSSNVMQQQPSQEPIEDYLKNTPTFDKDIFENLPDILKEGTRAFSDVRERDVFFTGALTILSGCLPNVEGVYAQETVYPNLFSFIIAPAASGKGALKFAKVLADPYQERVLEESNKEKQIYDAELAEYKTAQRNRKKNDETVAEEPIKPPFKVVFIPANTSYAAILKHIQQNDAKGIICETEADSMGAVFKQDWGGYSDMLRKSFHGETISVSRKTDNEYIIIKDPKLSVALSGTPGQVANIISSAEDGLFSRFLFYTFKVEQKWRDVSPYGNTINLNDHFKALSNIVLQLIDFLQAQKTIIRLSREQWETINITGDQWLREVTIFTSEEASSVVKRLGLILYRFTMIFTALRKFENGDMSEEVFCTDEDFEMALHIANVYLQHSLLMYHNLPKKEETGVFKGKSNKKKFFEALPKNFKREEAIKLGIQYKLKSRSVDELLKSLLNTLLTQTSFGHYQKVSV, from the coding sequence ATGGGAAATAAATCAACAGAAATTATGGCATCATCAACAATATTCAAAAACTTTAACCAACCCATTGAAACTAAATCTTTGTTATTAATAACAAAAGATATAGTAGAGGGTAAATATAAAGACTTAATCTCTCCTATTCGTATGGCGATAGGTATGGGAAAAGACGGCAGAGTAGATAATTTAAAAAAATCACTTCCTGCATTTACTCCATCAGGCATTTTTGAAGGTGGTAGAAAAATGGAATACTTAAAAATGTATAGCGGTTTTGTGCATCTCGACTTTGATAAACTCTACCCAGACGAATTAGAAAAAGCAACGAAAATTATAAATAATATTCCTTTCACTTTTGCTTGTTTCACAAGCCCAAGTGGTAATGGCCTAAAAGTATTTATTGAAATAAATACAGGCATAGAACACCACAAAACGGCATACCAACAAGTTCAAGATTACTATGAAAAAGCAATAGGTATTGAAGCAGACCCAAAATGTAAAGACATTACTCGTTTGTGTTTTGTTTCTGATGATCCTAACGGATACAGAAACATCAACAATCAAAAATTCATAGTAGATATTGAACAAGTAAAACAACAAGAAATCAAACCAAAATCAACACCAACTAAAACAATTCAAAATGATACTTCTACAACTTCAGATATATTTCAACAATGTATCCAATTCACCGAAAATAAAGCAACTTATATTGAAGGCAACCGAAACAATTATATTTATCAATTGGCTTGTAACTGCAACAGGAGAGGTATTGTATTTGATGATGCTTTGCATCACATATCAAATACATACGACCTAAAAAATAGTGAGTTAAAAGCATCTGTAAAAAGTGCCTATACAAACAATAGTAATCAATTTGCAGAGTATCAAAATTACAATCAAAGTAACACCATTGCAACAAGTAGCAATGTTATGCAACAGCAACCATCACAAGAGCCAATAGAAGATTATCTAAAAAACACACCAACCTTTGATAAAGATATATTTGAAAATCTACCAGATATTTTAAAAGAAGGTACAAGAGCATTTTCAGACGTAAGAGAAAGAGACGTTTTTTTTACAGGTGCATTAACTATTTTAAGTGGTTGTTTACCTAATGTAGAAGGTGTTTATGCACAAGAAACTGTTTACCCTAATTTATTTTCATTTATCATAGCACCTGCAGCAAGTGGTAAAGGTGCTTTAAAATTTGCTAAAGTATTGGCAGACCCTTATCAAGAAAGAGTTTTAGAAGAAAGCAATAAGGAAAAACAAATCTATGATGCAGAATTAGCCGAATATAAAACAGCACAAAGAAACAGAAAAAAGAATGATGAAACAGTTGCAGAAGAGCCAATAAAACCACCTTTTAAAGTTGTTTTTATTCCTGCAAATACTTCGTATGCAGCAATATTAAAACACATTCAACAAAATGATGCTAAAGGGATTATTTGCGAAACAGAAGCGGACAGTATGGGTGCAGTATTTAAACAAGATTGGGGTGGTTATTCTGATATGCTTCGCAAATCATTTCACGGAGAAACAATATCTGTTTCAAGAAAAACCGATAACGAATATATAATAATCAAAGACCCAAAATTATCAGTAGCACTTTCAGGAACACCAGGACAAGTTGCCAATATTATTTCATCAGCAGAAGATGGTTTATTTAGTAGGTTTTTATTCTATACTTTTAAGGTAGAGCAAAAATGGAGAGACGTATCGCCTTACGGCAATACTATCAATTTAAACGACCATTTCAAGGCATTGTCTAATATTGTATTACAATTAATAGATTTTCTACAAGCACAAAAAACAATCATTCGTTTAAGTAGAGAACAATGGGAAACAATCAACATAACAGGCGACCAATGGTTGAGAGAAGTAACCATCTTCACAAGTGAAGAAGCAAGTAGTGTAGTTAAAAGATTAGGTTTAATATTATATCGTTTTACTATGATTTTTACAGCACTTCGTAAGTTTGAAAACGGAGATATGTCAGAAGAAGTATTTTGTACTGATGAAGATTTTGAAATGGCTTTACATATTGCAAACGTATATCTACAACACAGTTTGCTAATGTATCATAACTTACCTAAGAAAGAAGAAACAGGTGTTTTTAAAGGGAAAAGTAATAAGAAAAAGTTTTTTGAGGCTTTGCCTAAAAATTTCAAACGAGAAGAAGCCATAAAATTAGGCATACAATACAAATTAAAATCTCGTTCTGTAGATGAATTACTTAAAAGCCTACTAAATACACTACTTACACAAACAAGTTTTGGGCATTACCAAAAAGTAAGTGTTTAA
- a CDS encoding helix-turn-helix transcriptional regulator: protein MSSNIHIPKTCQFCGKAFIARTTVTKYCGNSCAKKAYKKRKRDEKIQSAIDDTKENLQSLQTINIITPQNLSQKEFLSITEVSELLGVSRWTIQRMVKRGQLTVKQIGRKKIMARNQIDNLFI from the coding sequence ATGAGTAGTAACATTCACATACCTAAAACTTGCCAATTCTGCGGTAAAGCATTTATAGCAAGAACCACAGTAACTAAATACTGCGGAAATTCTTGTGCTAAAAAAGCATACAAGAAGCGTAAACGTGATGAAAAAATTCAATCTGCAATTGATGATACAAAGGAAAACCTGCAAAGTTTGCAAACTATCAATATCATCACACCTCAAAACCTTTCTCAAAAAGAGTTTTTAAGTATCACAGAAGTATCAGAACTTTTAGGTGTTAGTAGATGGACTATTCAAAGAATGGTTAAAAGAGGTCAATTAACAGTCAAGCAAATTGGCAGGAAGAAAATAATGGCAAGAAATCAAATCGACAATCTATTCATCTAA
- a CDS encoding helix-turn-helix domain-containing protein produces the protein MLKDKQRTNPDQVFFDTQEFLQIMNISKRTAQHWRDSGLIGYCQIGYKIYYRLSDILELLNKNFKSPTNGK, from the coding sequence ATGCTCAAAGACAAGCAAAGAACAAATCCTGACCAAGTATTTTTCGATACACAGGAGTTCCTACAAATTATGAATATCAGTAAACGTACAGCCCAACATTGGCGAGATAGCGGATTAATTGGCTACTGTCAGATAGGCTATAAAATTTACTATCGTCTTTCAGATATTCTCGAACTATTGAACAAGAATTTTAAATCTCCTACCAATGGGAAATAA
- the mnmE gene encoding tRNA uridine-5-carboxymethylaminomethyl(34) synthesis GTPase MnmE, producing the protein MNSNFDDTIIALATPAGVGAISVIRLSGKEAINIVAPLFKSVRNKDLSKQKTHTLHLGHIIDNERIVDEVLVSIFKNPHSYTGENVIEISCHGSSFIQQEIIQLFLKNGCRMADNGEFTMRAFLNGKMDLSQAEAVADVIASNSEASHKMAIQQMRGGITNELKDLRAKLLDFAALIELELDFSGEDVEFADRTKFKELVTKITFVLKRLIDSFAFGNAMKNGIPVAIIGEPNVGKSTLLNTLLNEEKAIVSDIAGTTRDAIEDELIIDGVAFRFIDTAGIRETEDVVENIGIKKAYEKAENAQLIIFLIDSNKFSYAKEDFLAEIETIQTRFPNKRLLVIANKIDTLSCHDTAVLQSEIENLILLSAKNKTGIDELKTELTSLVNIGALSNNETIVTNSRHFEALNNALIAITSVQEGIDLEIGTDLFSIDIRECLRHLGNITGEYDVDKDILGHIFGNFCIGK; encoded by the coding sequence TTGAATTCTAACTTTGACGATACAATTATAGCTTTGGCAACTCCGGCAGGTGTTGGCGCAATTTCTGTTATACGACTTTCTGGTAAAGAAGCAATTAATATTGTTGCTCCGTTATTTAAATCGGTTAGAAACAAGGATTTATCTAAACAAAAAACGCACACATTACATTTAGGACATATTATTGATAATGAACGAATTGTAGATGAAGTTTTGGTTTCTATTTTTAAAAACCCTCACTCCTACACTGGCGAAAATGTTATTGAAATTTCTTGCCATGGATCTAGTTTTATTCAGCAAGAAATTATTCAATTATTTCTGAAAAATGGTTGCAGAATGGCTGATAATGGCGAGTTTACAATGCGTGCTTTTTTAAACGGAAAGATGGATTTAAGTCAAGCTGAAGCTGTTGCTGATGTTATTGCTTCTAATTCTGAAGCAAGTCATAAAATGGCGATTCAGCAAATGCGTGGCGGAATTACCAATGAATTGAAGGATTTACGCGCAAAATTATTAGATTTTGCTGCTTTAATTGAATTGGAACTCGATTTTTCTGGTGAAGATGTAGAATTTGCTGATAGGACTAAATTTAAGGAATTGGTAACAAAAATCACTTTTGTTTTAAAACGTTTAATTGATTCTTTTGCTTTTGGAAATGCCATGAAAAACGGAATTCCTGTAGCCATAATTGGTGAACCAAATGTTGGAAAATCCACTTTATTAAATACACTTTTAAACGAAGAAAAAGCCATTGTTTCAGACATTGCTGGTACAACTAGAGATGCAATTGAAGATGAATTAATTATTGATGGTGTTGCTTTTCGTTTTATAGATACTGCTGGAATTAGAGAAACTGAAGATGTTGTAGAAAACATCGGAATTAAAAAAGCGTATGAAAAAGCAGAAAATGCCCAATTAATTATCTTTTTAATTGATTCTAACAAATTTTCGTATGCTAAAGAAGATTTTTTAGCTGAAATTGAAACCATCCAAACGCGTTTTCCAAACAAACGCTTATTGGTAATTGCTAATAAAATTGACACCTTATCTTGTCATGATACTGCTGTTTTACAATCGGAAATAGAGAATTTAATTTTACTTTCTGCTAAAAATAAAACTGGAATTGACGAACTTAAAACAGAACTTACTTCTCTGGTTAATATTGGTGCTTTAAGTAATAACGAAACTATTGTTACCAATTCTCGTCATTTTGAAGCTTTAAATAATGCTTTAATTGCCATTACTTCTGTTCAAGAAGGAATTGATTTAGAAATTGGAACGGATTTGTTTTCAATTGATATTAGAGAATGTTTACGTCACCTTGGTAATATTACTGGCGAGTATGATGTAGACAAAGATATTTTGGGTCATATTTTTGGGAATTTTTGTATTGGAAAGTAA
- a CDS encoding helix-turn-helix domain-containing protein, giving the protein MNNENLILEKLSQLDRKLEEQNLLKKEVLNFNDACSYLDISASHLYKLTSQKKIPHFCPQGKKLYFNRQELDIWLQRNRQSTDAEIEMAAANYVIQNKRR; this is encoded by the coding sequence ATGAACAACGAAAATTTAATCTTAGAAAAACTTTCTCAATTAGATAGAAAGTTAGAGGAACAAAACCTCCTAAAAAAAGAAGTCCTTAACTTCAATGATGCTTGTAGTTATTTAGATATAAGTGCTTCGCACCTATATAAACTAACAAGTCAGAAGAAAATCCCACATTTCTGCCCACAAGGCAAAAAACTCTACTTCAATAGACAGGAATTAGATATTTGGTTGCAACGCAACCGACAATCTACTGATGCTGAAATCGAAATGGCAGCAGCCAATTATGTTATCCAAAATAAAAGAAGATAA